In Cyclopterus lumpus isolate fCycLum1 chromosome 9, fCycLum1.pri, whole genome shotgun sequence, a single genomic region encodes these proteins:
- the fsta gene encoding follistatin-A isoform X2, whose translation MFRMLKHHLHPGFFLLFVWLCHLMEHQQVDAGNCWLQQGKNGRCQVLYMPGMSREECCRSGRLGTSWTEEDVPNSTLFRWMIFNGGAPNCIPCKETCDNVDCGPGKRCKMNRRSKPRCVCAPDCTNITWKGPVCGSDGKTYKDECALLKAKCKGHPDLDVQYQGKCKKTCRDVLCPGSSTCVVDQTNSAYCVTCNRICPEVTSPEQYLCGNDGIVYASACHLRRATCLLGRSIGVAYEGKCIKAKSCEDIQCSGGKKCLWDARMSRGRCSLCDESCPESRTGEAVCASDNASYPSECAMKKAACSLGVLLEVKHSGSCNSITEDQEADEEDEDSAYMAYVRISSILDG comes from the exons ATGTTCAGGATGCTGAAACACCACCTCCACCCGGGCTTTTTTCTCTTGTTCGTATGGCTTTGTCACCTCATGGAACATCAACAAGTTGACG CTGGGAACTGCTGGCTGCAGCAGGGGAAAAACGGGAGGTGCCAGGTGCTCTACATGCCCGGGATGAGCAGGGAGGAGTGCTGTCGGAGCGGAAGACTGGGGACGTCCTGGACCGAAGAGGACGTCCCCAACAGCACGCTCTTTAGGTGGATGATCTTCAATGGCGGAGCTCCCAATTGCATACCTTGCAAAG aAACCTGCGATAATGTTGACTGCGGGCCCGGGAAGAGGTGCAAGATGAACAGGAGGAGCAAGCCGCGCTGCGTGTGCGCACCGGACTGCACCAACATCACCTGGAAAGGACCGGTCTGCGGCTCAGACGGAAAGACCTACAAAGACGAATGCGCACTGCTCAAGGCCAAATGCAAAGGCCATCCGGACCTGGACGTGCAGTACCAGGGGAAGTGCAAGA AAACCTGCCGCGACGTCTTGTGCCCCGGCAGCTCCACGTGCGTCGTGGACCAGACGAACAGCGCGTACTGCGTGACGTGTAACCGGATTTGCCCCGAGGTGACGTCGCCCGAGCAGTACCTGTGCGGAAACGACGGGATCGTCTACGCGAGCGCGTGCCACCTGAGACGGGCGACCTGTCTCCTCGGCCGGTCCATCGGAGTGGCGTACGAGGGGAAGTGCATCA aggcCAAGTCGTGTGAGGACATCCAGTGCAGCGGGGGCAAGAAGTGTCTGTGGGACGCTCGCATGAGCCGGGGCCGCTGCTCGCTGTGTGACGAGAGCTGCCCGGAGAGCAGGACGGGCGAGGCGGTGTGCGCCAGCGACAACGCTTCGTACCCGAGCGAGTGCGCCATGAAAAAGGCCGCTTGCTCTCTGGGGGTGCTGCTGGAGGTCAAGCACTCGGGATCGTGCAACT CCATTACAGAAGACCAGGAGGcggatgaggaagatgaggactCAGCCTACATGGCCTATGTCCGTATATCTTCTATACTGGATGGATAG
- the fsta gene encoding follistatin-A isoform X3, giving the protein MFRMLKHHLHPGFFLLFVWLCHLMEHQQVDAGNCWLQQGKNGRCQVLYMPGMSREECCRSGRLGTSWTEEDVPNSTLFRWMIFNGGAPNCIPCKGGETCDNVDCGPGKRCKMNRRSKPRCVCAPDCTNITWKGPVCGSDGKTYKDECALLKAKCKGHPDLDVQYQGKCKKTCRDVLCPGSSTCVVDQTNSAYCVTCNRICPEVTSPEQYLCGNDGIVYASACHLRRATCLLGRSIGVAYEGKCIKAKSCEDIQCSGGKKCLWDARMSRGRCSLCDESCPESRTGEAVCASDNASYPSECAMKKAACSLGVLLEVKHSGSCNCK; this is encoded by the exons ATGTTCAGGATGCTGAAACACCACCTCCACCCGGGCTTTTTTCTCTTGTTCGTATGGCTTTGTCACCTCATGGAACATCAACAAGTTGACG CTGGGAACTGCTGGCTGCAGCAGGGGAAAAACGGGAGGTGCCAGGTGCTCTACATGCCCGGGATGAGCAGGGAGGAGTGCTGTCGGAGCGGAAGACTGGGGACGTCCTGGACCGAAGAGGACGTCCCCAACAGCACGCTCTTTAGGTGGATGATCTTCAATGGCGGAGCTCCCAATTGCATACCTTGCAAAGGTGGAG aAACCTGCGATAATGTTGACTGCGGGCCCGGGAAGAGGTGCAAGATGAACAGGAGGAGCAAGCCGCGCTGCGTGTGCGCACCGGACTGCACCAACATCACCTGGAAAGGACCGGTCTGCGGCTCAGACGGAAAGACCTACAAAGACGAATGCGCACTGCTCAAGGCCAAATGCAAAGGCCATCCGGACCTGGACGTGCAGTACCAGGGGAAGTGCAAGA AAACCTGCCGCGACGTCTTGTGCCCCGGCAGCTCCACGTGCGTCGTGGACCAGACGAACAGCGCGTACTGCGTGACGTGTAACCGGATTTGCCCCGAGGTGACGTCGCCCGAGCAGTACCTGTGCGGAAACGACGGGATCGTCTACGCGAGCGCGTGCCACCTGAGACGGGCGACCTGTCTCCTCGGCCGGTCCATCGGAGTGGCGTACGAGGGGAAGTGCATCA aggcCAAGTCGTGTGAGGACATCCAGTGCAGCGGGGGCAAGAAGTGTCTGTGGGACGCTCGCATGAGCCGGGGCCGCTGCTCGCTGTGTGACGAGAGCTGCCCGGAGAGCAGGACGGGCGAGGCGGTGTGCGCCAGCGACAACGCTTCGTACCCGAGCGAGTGCGCCATGAAAAAGGCCGCTTGCTCTCTGGGGGTGCTGCTGGAGGTCAAGCACTCGGGATCGTGCAACTGTAAGTAG
- the fsta gene encoding follistatin-A isoform X1, with translation MFRMLKHHLHPGFFLLFVWLCHLMEHQQVDAGNCWLQQGKNGRCQVLYMPGMSREECCRSGRLGTSWTEEDVPNSTLFRWMIFNGGAPNCIPCKGGETCDNVDCGPGKRCKMNRRSKPRCVCAPDCTNITWKGPVCGSDGKTYKDECALLKAKCKGHPDLDVQYQGKCKKTCRDVLCPGSSTCVVDQTNSAYCVTCNRICPEVTSPEQYLCGNDGIVYASACHLRRATCLLGRSIGVAYEGKCIKAKSCEDIQCSGGKKCLWDARMSRGRCSLCDESCPESRTGEAVCASDNASYPSECAMKKAACSLGVLLEVKHSGSCNSITEDQEADEEDEDSAYMAYVRISSILDG, from the exons ATGTTCAGGATGCTGAAACACCACCTCCACCCGGGCTTTTTTCTCTTGTTCGTATGGCTTTGTCACCTCATGGAACATCAACAAGTTGACG CTGGGAACTGCTGGCTGCAGCAGGGGAAAAACGGGAGGTGCCAGGTGCTCTACATGCCCGGGATGAGCAGGGAGGAGTGCTGTCGGAGCGGAAGACTGGGGACGTCCTGGACCGAAGAGGACGTCCCCAACAGCACGCTCTTTAGGTGGATGATCTTCAATGGCGGAGCTCCCAATTGCATACCTTGCAAAGGTGGAG aAACCTGCGATAATGTTGACTGCGGGCCCGGGAAGAGGTGCAAGATGAACAGGAGGAGCAAGCCGCGCTGCGTGTGCGCACCGGACTGCACCAACATCACCTGGAAAGGACCGGTCTGCGGCTCAGACGGAAAGACCTACAAAGACGAATGCGCACTGCTCAAGGCCAAATGCAAAGGCCATCCGGACCTGGACGTGCAGTACCAGGGGAAGTGCAAGA AAACCTGCCGCGACGTCTTGTGCCCCGGCAGCTCCACGTGCGTCGTGGACCAGACGAACAGCGCGTACTGCGTGACGTGTAACCGGATTTGCCCCGAGGTGACGTCGCCCGAGCAGTACCTGTGCGGAAACGACGGGATCGTCTACGCGAGCGCGTGCCACCTGAGACGGGCGACCTGTCTCCTCGGCCGGTCCATCGGAGTGGCGTACGAGGGGAAGTGCATCA aggcCAAGTCGTGTGAGGACATCCAGTGCAGCGGGGGCAAGAAGTGTCTGTGGGACGCTCGCATGAGCCGGGGCCGCTGCTCGCTGTGTGACGAGAGCTGCCCGGAGAGCAGGACGGGCGAGGCGGTGTGCGCCAGCGACAACGCTTCGTACCCGAGCGAGTGCGCCATGAAAAAGGCCGCTTGCTCTCTGGGGGTGCTGCTGGAGGTCAAGCACTCGGGATCGTGCAACT CCATTACAGAAGACCAGGAGGcggatgaggaagatgaggactCAGCCTACATGGCCTATGTCCGTATATCTTCTATACTGGATGGATAG